TCACCGAGCTCGGCAGTCCGGGCCCCCTCCTCGACGACCACGGCAACATCGTCGAACAGCCGCTCGTACCGCGCGCGTTCGCGGTCCCACCGCGCGCGCAGTGCGTCGGCAGTCGGTGAGACTCCGGGCGAACCGGCGGGGAACGCGAGCACCATCGGTAGCGGTCGCGCTGCCCGCAGTCGGGTGATGGAGGGGGGCTCGCCCCGCACGAACCGGAAGCAACTCCCGAGGGCGGCTGCGGCTGGAGCAAGGCCCGAGGGACACCGGTGGAAGATCCCCTCGAGGCGACGACCGAGCACAAACTCGACGTCGAGCCCGAGTTTCCGCCCGGAGGCCGCGGCAAGGGCTCGCAGGACCGCGATGGCCAGCGCCGCGGAGGCGCCGAGGCCACCACCCGGAGGCAGCTCGGACCGGACATGCACGAGGAGGCCCCATGGATCCAGGCCGAGCATCGCGGCGGCCTGCTCCAGCAGGCGGGTCGTCCGCGGGTCGTCGGCGATCTCGGGGCGATCGCTCTCGAGCTGCGGTGCGCCGTCCGCCACGCGCACCTCGGCCTCGAGACCGAGCCCGAGTCCCGCAGCAAGCGCGGGCCGCCCGTACAGGACTGCGTGCTCCCCGAGTAGGATGAGTTTCCCCGCGCCACGGCCCCGTGCCGGGAGATTCACAGGCGCACCTCCAGCGAGCCCTCGCCACAGCGGAGCCGGCGGAGAGCCAGGCGCACGCAGAAGGTGGCCGCACACACACGTTCGCTCATCACGCCCGGCCGCCCCGAGCGCTCCGAGCGTACCCGAGAGGGATCACCTCGGCGGTTTCCGTCGAGTCGCCGCCGCCCGCTGGCTCGAGCCCCTTGCGCATCCGCTTGCGGGTTACGGGGACGCCGTAGCTCTGCAGGATTCGGCCGATCAGGTCGTGGTGCGCTTCGACCACCTCCGTGACCGCAAGGTAGCCGTGCGCTGCGGCGCTATGGGCGGCCCACGGGTTCATGGGCGCCGTCTTGAAGAACGTGAGGTCGGACTCGTCCGGCTCGATGAGGATGATGTCGCCCTGGAAGTTGGGAGTATCCTGATACTGCTCGATGCCGAGCTGCAGACGCGAGTGGAGCAGCGTGCGCAGCACCTGATTGAGCGCAGTGAACATGCCCTGGTCCGCGAGTGCACGGCCTTTGAGCACCCACTGGTTTTGCTCAGGCACGTAGCGGCGCACCATGCGGTTGTGAAACGGCCGAAACGGGTTGTAGCAGATCACCAGCTCCGCCCCGTGCTCGATCGCCACGTCGATGTTGGCCGTGTGGCGCACGCCGCCGTCGACGTAGTCGACGCCCTTCAGGCGCGCGGGCTTGTAGAAGCCCGGCAGCGCGGTCGACGCCTGCACCGCCTCCGAGATGGTGAGCGAGGTGTCCTCGTCGTGCCCGAACACTACGCGCTCGGCGGTATCCAGGTTCATGGCGACGATGTAGAGCTCGACCTGCCGCAGCCGGTAGAGCACGCGGAAGTCGTTGCTCAGCCCGCGCCGCTCGATGTTGTGGCGCAGGTAGCGCTCGAGGCTCGCGTTGTCGAACAGGCCCGAGGGCAGGTAGGCGAGCGGGAAGGGGAACTCGCGCGCCGCGCCGACCGCGTCGACGACCGGCTTCACGCACTCGATCAGGTTGGCGAGCGTCGGCCGCCGCCGCGCCCGGGTGAGCGGCTCCTGGAGCGCGCGCACCAGCTCGGGCGTGCGGACCAGAAAGTCGTAGAACGCGCCGGGGACGTAGGTGAGGAGATCGACCAGGTACTCGAGCGGCTTGCGCGCGAACTCGGCGAGGTTCGGGTTGTAGAAGTCGAGCGGCGAGAGGTAGGTGAAGTCCTCGGAGGTGCCGTCGAGCGAGCGCAGCATCTCGGGCGGGGTCACGCCGCCGGCGAGCGGGGCGGCCAGGAAGGCGCCGGCCGAGAGCCCGACGTAGATGTCGAAGTCGGTGGTCTTGCGGTTGACGAGGAAGTCGTCGAGGGCCTTCAGGCCGCCGAGCTTGTAGGCGCCGCCGGTGACCGCACCGCCCGCCAGCACCAGCGCCACGCGCGGGTTCTTCTTCCGCGTCGTGAGGTCGCTCTTGTGGACGATGGTGAGGCCCATGCCCGCCTTGCCCCCAGTGAACTGGCCTGGCCGTCCGGTCCGGTCAGCCCGTCACGTTATGGGCACCCCCAGGTGCTCGACTCGGCGCGGTGCGTCACGCTGGTTGTGCAATGCAAAGCACGTACCAGGCAATCCCGCCATCCCGCCTCCTGATCCTCCGCCGATTTCTCGAGGCACTCTACCCGAGCTAAGCTATGACGCTTGCCTACTAAACGGCGCCTCGCTAGTCAAGAACGCCGACGTCTTTTCGGGGGTCCCGTTCCATCGTGCACGGCCCCCCGAACTTGCTCCGCTGCCAGGATCAGAAGCGGAACGGCTGCCCGCGGAGCTCCGCGTCGGCTCGGGTGAGCGCCTGGGGTGTGTCAATGTTGACCCAGCGGGCCAAAGTGAGAAACCCCTGAACGGGGACGTGAGCCTCCAGGAGACGGGGGTAGGTGACCCGGGTCACGCTGAACGTGGTGCCGGCGTCCATCCAGTCGAAGATCGCCGGCTCGAAAACGTGCAGGCCCGGGAACATGAACGGCCTGAGGGGGCCCGGGGCCCCCGGCGGCCGCCCGGACACGCGCCGCACCCGATCCTCGGCGTCGAGCTCGACCAGGCCGTAGCGCGCCGCGTCGGGGTCCGGCCGCACCACCATGGTCGCGATGGCTCCCTGTTCGCGGTGGCGCTCCACCACCTCCGCGAGGCGGAGCTCGAGCAGGCTGTCCCCGTTCAGCACCGCGAACGGCTCGCCGGCGAGGAGCGGCTCGGCCCGCTTGATGCCGCCCCCCGTATCGAGGATCGGGTTCTCCCACGAGTAGCGGACCCGGAGCCCGAAGCGCGCGCCGTCGCCCAGGTGCTCCTCGATGCGCCGCCCCAGGTGATGGAGGTTCAGCACGACGTCCCGGATGCCGGCGGCGCGCAGGAAGTCGAGGATGTGCTCGAGGAAGGGCCGGCCCGCCACGGGCAGCAGCGGCTTCGGTGTGGCGTCGGTGAGCGGCGCGAGGCGCGTTCCGCGCCCGGCGGCGAGTACCATGGCGCGACGGATCACGCGAGCTCCGGCACGTGGGTGGCCAGGCGGGCCCGCACCGACTCGAGCGCGGGCAGGGCGGCCAGCATGCGGCGGGCAACGGCGTACACGCCGGGGAGGTAGGCGAGGTAGCCCGCCTTTCCGAGCACGCGCTCCAGATAGTAGAAGCGCCCGATCACCTTGAGCGCGCGGTGGAGCGCACACAGGCGATAGCGCGCCGCGAGGTCACCGTCGACGGGAAGCGCCGCCGCCGCCCGCGCGG
This genomic window from Deltaproteobacteria bacterium contains:
- a CDS encoding NDP-sugar synthase, encoding MVLAAGRGTRLAPLTDATPKPLLPVAGRPFLEHILDFLRAAGIRDVVLNLHHLGRRIEEHLGDGARFGLRVRYSWENPILDTGGGIKRAEPLLAGEPFAVLNGDSLLELRLAEVVERHREQGAIATMVVRPDPDAARYGLVELDAEDRVRRVSGRPPGAPGPLRPFMFPGLHVFEPAIFDWMDAGTTFSVTRVTYPRLLEAHVPVQGFLTLARWVNIDTPQALTRADAELRGQPFRF